Within Deinococcus actinosclerus, the genomic segment GACTGGGTGTGGCGGCTGGACCGCCTGCACGCGCTGCTGGACGAGGTGGGGTCTGCGCCCCTGGTGCTGGCCGGCTGCCGGAGCAATCAGGGGGCGCTGTACCCGCGCCTGCGGGCGGTGGTGCTCTTGACGGCCCCGCTGCCGGTGCTGCTGGCGCGCGTGCAGCACCGGGAGAACCCGTATGGCCGTACGGCAGAGGATCGGGCGCGGATCGCGGAGCATGTGGCGTGGGTCGAGCCGCTGCTGCGGCGGTCCGCGACACTGGTGCTGGATACGGCGCGGCTGTCGGTGGCGCAGGTGGCGGATCAGGTCGAGGCGCTGCTCAGGGACGATGGACGGGTGGGCGCCCCGCAGGTCTGACGGGGTGCCGCCGGCCTCTGCGGCTGTGGCCCGCGCCGGTGCTCTACCCTGCACGCATGACTGTGTTGCTGCTGGATCACGTGGCCGTCGCGACTCCTGATCTGGAGGCGGGCTCGGCGCCGTACGTGGCGCTGGGCCTGAGTCCGGAAGGGCCGGATGAGGAGGTGGAGGGTCAGGGCGTGCGCGTCCGGGCGTTCCAGGTGGGGGAGACCCTGATCGAACTGCTGATGCCCACCCGGGAGGACAGCCCGATTGCGGGGTTCCTGGCGCGCAAGGGGCCGGGGCTGCATCACACGGCGTACCGCGTGTTGGACCTGGACGCCGAGATGGCGCGGCTGCGTGCCCAGGGCGCGCGGTTCCTGAGCGATACGCCCGCGCCGGGCCGGGCGGGGTCGCGCGTGGCGTTCCTGCACCCGAAGTGGGGTGAGGGGACCCTGATCGAACTGGTGGAGCACCCGCAGGGCGGCCACGCTTGACCCGTGGGCGGCGGGCGAGACCGCTGTGGTGGGTGCCGTCGCTGGCGATCATGGGGGTGATCTGGTGGCTCAGCGCGCAGCCGCAGACGCCGGGGCCTTCCCTGGAGCACCCCAGGGACTGGATCGCGCATTTTCTGGCGTACCTGTCGCTGGCGTTCTGTCTGGGCCGCGCGACGGGGCGGCGGGGGCTGGCGCTGGTGATCGCGGCGTGGTTCGGCGCGCTGGACGAGGTGCACCAGTCGTTCGTGCCGCCGCGCGAGGCGGGCGTGCAGGACTGGCTGTTCGACGTGGCGGGCGCGTGGCTGGGGGTGCGGTTCGCGGTGCGCCGGCCAGGCCGGGCAGCCCCGGAGCCGGACGCGGCCGTTCATCCGGCCTGAAGCTCGCGCGCGGCGTCGCAGTTCTGTCAGACGGGCTCGGGTAGGCTCGCGGGCATGACCGCACCGACCCTCCCGCCCGCGCAGGCCAGCCACGTGGCGGCGCTGCACGCGGCCCTCACGCAACTGGACGGGGTGATCCTCGGGAAGGGGCAGCAGATCCGGCTGGCCGTCGCGTGCCTGCTGGCGCGCGGCCACCTGCTCATCGAGGACCAGCCCGGCGTGGGCAAGACCACGCTGGCGCAGGCCCTGGCGCGCACCTGCGGCCTGCACTTCCGGCGCGTGCAGTTCACGGCGGACCTGCTCCCCGCCGACCTGACCGGCGTGAGCGTCTGGGACGCGCCGAGCAGCGCGTTCCGTTTCGTGGAGGGGCCGGTGTTCAGCGAACTGCTTCTCGCGGACGAGATCAACCGCGCCACGCCCCGCACGCAGGGCGCGCTGCTGGAAGCCATGGAGGAGCGGCAGGTCTCCGAGGGCGGCGTGACCCGCGCGCTGCCGGAGCCGTTCTTCGTGATCGCCACGCAGAACCCGGCGGCGTTCGTGGGCACCAGCCCCCTGCCCGAAGCGCAGCTGGACCGCTTCCTGATGACCGTCACGCTGGGCTACCCGGACCTGCGCGCCGAACGGCAACTGCTGGAAACCGGGGGCCGCAGTCTGTCCGTCCGCGAACTGCCGGCCGTGCTGAACGCGGGCACGCTGATCGCCATGCAGACCGAGGTGGACGCCGTGCACGCGGCCGGGCCGCTGCTGGACTACCTGCAACTCCTGGCCCGCGCCACCCGCGAGCACCCCGGCCTGACGACCGGCCTGAGCCCGCGCGGCCTGCTGGCGCTGCTGGCCGGCGCGCGCGCCTGGGCGTACCTGCACGGGCGCGGCATGGTCCTGCCCGAGGACGTGCAGGCGGTGTTCGCGCCGCTCGCCACGCACCGCCTGAGCGCCCGCGCGGGCGTGAACGTCCCCGACGTGATCGGGCGCCTGCTGCGCGAGACGCCCATTCCCTGATGACCCGCCCGGACCGACCGTCAGCCGTGACGGTGACGCTGCGCGCGGGGCCGACGGGCTTCGGCGTCGCCTTCCTCGCGCTGATCGTCCTGACGCTGATCGGCTGCGTGAACTATGCCCTGAGCCTCGGGTACGGCCTGACATTCCTGCTGGGTGGCGTGTGGGTGCTCGCGGCGGGGCAGGCGCTGCGCGCGGCGCGGGACCTGACGGCCGGGGTGCAGGCGCGCGGGCCGGTCCGGGCGGGCACGCCGCTGCCCGTACAGGTGCAGGCGCGTGGCGGGCGCGGCGGCGTGCTGCGCGTCGCCCTGCACGCCCCCTTCGACGTGGTGAGCGGCAGCGTGACGCTGGAGGACGGAGCAGGCACCCTCGACCTGGCCGTCCCCACCGCCGCGCGCGGCCCGCTGGAAGTCCGCGTGACGCTGCGCGCCCTGGACCGCCTGGGTCTGTGGCAGGTGCGCCTGCCCGACCCGGACCCCGTCACGGTCCTGATTCACCCCCGCGCGGAGGAGGGCGCGCCGCCCCCACCCACCCGGAGCGTGCCGGGCAGCGGCGAGGGCGCGGGCCGCGCGCCCGGCGACGAGGAATTCGCGGGCCTGCGCCCCTACCAGACCGGCGACTCGCCCCGGCAGGTGTCGTGGCGGCACGTGGCGCGCACCGGGCAGCTCCTGACCCGCGAGACCGACGCCGCGCAGGGCCGCGCCCGGCGCCTGGACTGGCAGGACGCGCCCGGTGACCCGGAGACCCGCGCCGCGCGCCTGACCGCCTGGGTGGACGCCCTGCACGCCCGCGCCGACAGCTACGCCCTGCACCTCCCGGGCGAGGTGGTCGGGCCGGGCAGCGGCGAGTCGCAGCGGCAGGCGGCCCTGAACGCCCTGGCTCTGCACGACCCGCCCACCCTGGCCAGCCTCGCGCCCCCGGCCCGGCCGGCCCGGAACTGTTCAGGTACCCGACCGGCGCCGCTGCCGGGCGAGGCCCTCACGTGGACGCTGCTGGCCCTGGCGGTCACCCTGGCCCCCGGGGCGCTGCGCCAGCCGTGGTGGCTGAGCCTGCTGATCGCCGCGCTGCTGGGCCACTCGCTGCTGCGCGCCCGCCGCGACGCGATCCGGCCCCTGCCGACGTGGCTGCTGGCGCTGCTGGCCGTGGCGGGGGGCGCGGCCCTGAACGCCACGTACGGCACGCTGCTGGGCCGCGACGCGGGCACCGCGTTCCTGGCCCTGCTGGCCGCCCTGAAAACCGCCGAGAGTCACGCCCGGCGGGATCAGGCGGTCCTGACGCTGCTGGGCCTGTTCGTCACGAGCACCGCCTTCTTCTTCAGCCAGGGGCCCCTGACCGCGCTGTACGCCGTCCTGAGTGCCGCGCTGCTCCTGACGGCCGCCACCACGCGCCTGGGCACCCCGCCGCCCCTGACCCGCGCCAGCCTGACCGGGCGACTGGGCCGCACCGCGCGCGTCCTGATCCTGAGCGCGCCGCTGACCCTGGCGCTGTTTGTGCTCGTGCCCCGCCCGGACGGTCCGCTGTGGCAGCTGCCGGTGCAGGGTCAGAACCTGACCGGCCTGGGCTCGGAGGTCAGCGCCGGGTCCTTCACGAACCTCGCGCAGAACCCGGCGGTGGCGTTCCGCGCGGACTTCCGCGGCGCGGTCCCCCCACCGGCCGGGCGGTACTGGCGCGGCCCGGTCCTGGAAGCCTTCGACGGCCTGAAATGGCAGCAGGTGCGCGGCAACGTTCCCACCCCCAGCGTCGAGGCGACCGGCGCGCCCCTCACGTACGACCTCACGCTGGAACCCAGCGGCACGCCCTGGCTGCTGGCCCTGGAGACCGTGGTGCGCGTCCCGCAGGGGGCGTTCATCACGAGCGGCGTCCAGGCGTTCACGCCCCGCCCGGTCGCCACGCGCCGCCGCGTGACCCTGGTCAGCCAGCCCGCGCGGGTGGGTCGCCAGGAGAACGGGGACCGCCTGCGCTTCGACACGCTGCTCCCGCAGGGGCAGAATCCCCGCACGCTGGCCCTGGCGCAGCAGTGGGCGGGCCTGCCCCCGGCGCGGCGCGTGCAGGCCGCACTGGACCACCTGCGTTCAGGCGGCTTCACGTACACCCTGAACCCCCCGCTGCTGCCCGAGGAGAACCGCACCGACGCGTTCCTGTTCGGCAGCCGCCAGGGCTTCTGCGAGCACTACGCCAGCGCCTTCGCGGTCCTGATGCGCGCCGCCGGCCTGAGTGCGCGCGTGGTTACCGGGTACCTGGGCGGCGAACTGAACCCCGACGGGAACTACCTGATCGTCCGCCAGCAGGACGCCCACGCCTGGACAGAGGTGTGGCTGCCCGGCCAGGGCTGGGTGCGGGTGGACCCGACCGCCGTGATCGCCCCGGCGCGCGTGAACGCCGACCTGCGCACCGCCCTGACGCAACCCGCGGCCAGCGCCGCCCGGCCCCGCAGCGGCCTGGACCGCCTGCGCCTGCGCCTGGACAGCTGGCAGAACCGCTGGAACTCGGTGGTCGTCGAGTACGACGGCGAGCAGCAGATGGCTCTGCTGACCCGGCTGGGCGTGACCGGCGGCGCGCAGGCCCTCTGGTGGCTGCTGCTGCCCGCCCTGGCTGTCACGCTGCTGCCCGCGTACGCCTGGACGCGCCGCGCCGCCCGGCCCGCCGACCCCGCGCAGCGCCTGTGGCACGACCTGACCCGCACGGTGGGCGCCCCGCAGCACCCTGGCGAGACGCCCGGCACGTACGCGCAGCGGCAGGCGGGTGCCCACCCGCATCTCGCGGATGCGCTGCGGGGCGCCGCGCACGCCTACCAGCAGGCCCGCTACGCGCCGGGCCCGCCGGACGCCGCGCTGCGCGACCTGCGCGCCGCCGTGCGGCAGGTGCGGAGCCTGCGTCACCGTGCCCGCCGCTGACGTCGCGTAGCATGGGGGCGTGAACGTGCTGAAAGCTGTCCTGTCCGCCATCGCTGGCCTCGCCGCCGCCCTGATCGCCTACAGCGCCTTCTTTGTCCGGGGCGACCTGGGCGGCGTCATGGGCTACCTGCGGGCCCGCGGCGCCCTGCGGCGACTGCGCGAGGACGGCACGCCCGAGCAGATCAGCGCGGCGCAGGCCCAGCTGCACGCGCTGGGGCAGCAGGTGGGCGACCCGGCCTTCGCGGGACAGATGATCCCGCTGGCGCTGCTGACCGGCGCGCTCGTGGCCGGACTGGTCTGGTGGGCCTTCACGCGCCGTCAGCAGGACGCGCCCCGCCTGGACATCCAGGAACGCATGGTCTACCGGCTGGCGCACCGGCTGGGCGGCCGCTTCACGCTGGACGACCTGAGCGCCCGCAGCCCCCTGACCGAGGAGCAGGCCCGCGCCGCCACCACCCGCCTGCTGGACCTGGGCCGCCTGACCCGCGACGGCGACACCTTCCGGCTGAGCTGACGGGATGGACACCGACACCACCCTGAGCGCGCTGCTGCGCCGCGTGAACCACGACCCCGCGCAGGGCCTCCAGGCGGCCCTGGACGCCGTCTCCGGCCAGCCGCACCCGCGCGTCGCCGCCATCGCCGCGCACCTGAGCGCCACCAAGCGCGACCTCTGGACCCGCATCGCCCACGCGACCGGCACGCCCACTCCACCCGAGGGCGCGGGCCTGCACACCCTCCTGACCTGGGAGGAGGAGGCCTGCGACGCCCTGAGCGCCGCGCAGCTGGACGTGACCGTCCCTCCAGCCGACCCGGCCAGCGCCGGGGGCGAACCCCCCATGACGGTCGCCGCGCTCCTGCGCCTGAACGCCGCCCTGACCACGGGCCGCGCCGCGCAGATCCGCCGCCTCGCGGCGCAGCCCCGGATCGCCTGAGGCTGGTATGCCCCAGGAACGGCCCTTCCTGACCGACCCGGCCCCCGAGGGAACACGCGGCAGCGGCCCGGTCCCCGACGCGCTGTTCGACCTGGCCGTGAACCGCGCCGCCGCCGCCCTGCGCGGCCTGCGACCCGCCCGCCCCGAATCGGCGCTGGCCGCGTGGCACGCCCGCACCCGCTTTGCCCGCCGCGTGCCGCTGGACGCTGTGCAGGCCGCCCTCTCCGGACAGCCGCAGGGCGGCGAGTGGCACTGGGCGGGCGGCCCCGCCGGAGGCTGGCAGCCGGGCCGCGCGCCCTTTCCCTGAGCTTCCCTCTGGCCTGGCGTCCGCGTTACCGGATGGCGGCGCGGGCGGCCACCTCGACTGCGCGCGTGAGTTCCTCCTGAGGCAGGTAGGGCACGGGCTTCGGCTCGGCTAAGGCCACCTCCGCGTTCGCGGGCAGGTGCAGGAACCCGCACGGCACGTCCTCACGGTCCGCCGCGTGCAGGGCGTGCAGCGCGTGGAACATCACCGTGTTGCACACGAACGTGCCCGCCGTGTCGCTGATCCCGCCCGGGATGCCCGCGTCCCGCCACGCGCGCAGCGTGGCCCGCAGCGGCAGGGTACTCAGGTACGCCGCCGGGGCGTCCGCGACGACCGGCACGTCCTGGTACTGCCGGCCCGCGTTGTCCGGGATGCGGTAGTCCATCACGTTCACCGCCACCCGCTCCAGCGTGACCTGCGGCCGGCCGCTCGCCAGGCCGGTCAGCAGCACGGCGTCCGGCTGCACCTGCGCGAGCAGTGCACTCAGCTGCTCGCAGGCCGCGCCGGGCTCCACGGGGAGCAGCGCGCCCTCGATCACGTGCCCGCCCAGCGTGCGGCCGTGCAGCGCCTGCGCCGCGACGGCGCTGGGGTTCACGGGATGCGTGTGGAAGGGCTCGAAGCCGGTCAGCAGCAGGGTGGGCATCTCCGGCAGCGTAGCGCGCCGCGCGGCCTGTACGCTGCGGGTATGCGACGCCGCCTCGCCCTGACTGCCCTGCTGGCCCTCACCCCGACCGCCCTGGCCGCCACGCAGTACGCCGTACTGACGGGCGTGACCGTGCAGGGCAGCGTCGCCACCCTGACGCTGGACTACGTGGACGTGTACAGCGACACCGACGCCGACGCCCGCCGGGTCGTCGCGCTGGGTGACTACCCCAGCGCCCAGGCGTACTTCGACGCGAACCCCAGCGGGATGTACCTGCGCAACGTCAACCCGAAGTTGCGCACCCTGAAGACCGACGCGAAGACCACCTTCGACCTGTCCTGCCTGAACCGCCCCGGCGGCGTGATGACCGTCCCGCTCGTGACCTTCGTGTCCGCCTGGAAGGGGTACCACCCGCAGGGCTGCTGGCCGTTCAGCGAGAAGGTCGTCGCGCTGCACCTGAGCGGCAGCCGCGTGCTGAAGGTCGAGCAGGTGTACTTCCCCTGAAGAGGGCGGGTGGCGGCGCGGCCTGAGAGGACCGCCGCAGTCTGAGCGGCGGGCGGGGCCTATGCTGCGGCGGTATGCCTGAACTGCCGGAAGTGGAGACCACCCGCCGCAAGATCGAGCCGCTGCTGCTGGGCCGCACGATCCTGGAGGTGCAGCACGACGCGCCCCACAAGTACCGCGACACGCACCTCGCCGCCGGACGCCGCGTGACCGGCCTGTCCCGGCGCGGGAAGTACCTGATGCTTCACCTCGCCGCCGCCGAGGCCGCCCACGACCAGGGTGCGGACTCGCCGCACGATCTGGAATTCATCGTGCACCTGGGCATGACCGGCGGGTTCCGGCTGGAGGGCGGCAAGCACACCCGCGTGACCCTGCGCACCGACGCGGGCGACCTGTACTTCGACGATCCGCGCCGCTTCGGCAAGATGGCGGTCGTGCGGCCCGGCGAGTACGCGGGCATGCCCACCCTGGCCGCCATGGGGCCCGAACCCCTCTCCGACGACTTCCGGGAGGACTTCGCCGCGCTGGCCGCGCAGGCGGGCGCCGTGAAACCCTGGCTGCTGTCGCAGAAACCCGTCAGCGGCGTGGGCAACATCTACGCGGACGAGAGCCTCTGGCTGGCCGGACTGCACCCCACCCAGACCCGCCTGACCCGCGACGAGGCCGGGCGGCTGTACCACGCGGTCCGAGACGTGATGGGCCGCGCCGTCGAGGCGGGCGGCAGCAGCCTCGGCAAGGGCGAGGGCAACTACCGCCAGCACGACGGTCTGTCCGGCCTGTTCCAGCACGCGCACAACGTGTACGGCAAGGGCGGCGAACCCTGCCCCCGCTGCGGCACCCCCATCGAGAAGAGCGTCGTCGCGCAGCGCGGCACCCACCACTGCCCGCAGTGCCAGCCGCTGCGCCGGGAGACCGTATGACCGACCTGACCGGACTGCGCCTGTCCTACACCCGCGCCGAGCTGCGCCGCGCCGACCTGAATCCCGATCCGCTGGCGCAGTTCCAGGGCTGGTTGCAGGAGGCCATCGGGGCGGGGCTGCGCGAACCGTACGCGCTGAGCCTCGCCACCGCCGACGGGCAAGGACGGCCCAGCGTGCGGACCGTGCTGCTGCGCGGCGCGACCCCGGCGGGCCTGACGTTCTACACGAACTACGACTCGCACAAGGGCCGCGACCTGAGCGC encodes:
- a CDS encoding shikimate kinase; its protein translation is MPAVLLTGMSGAGKSAALLALARRGYRVVDTDAGDWNEWVQAPDGPDWVWRLDRLHALLDEVGSAPLVLAGCRSNQGALYPRLRAVVLLTAPLPVLLARVQHRENPYGRTAEDRARIAEHVAWVEPLLRRSATLVLDTARLSVAQVADQVEALLRDDGRVGAPQV
- the mce gene encoding methylmalonyl-CoA epimerase — translated: MTVLLLDHVAVATPDLEAGSAPYVALGLSPEGPDEEVEGQGVRVRAFQVGETLIELLMPTREDSPIAGFLARKGPGLHHTAYRVLDLDAEMARLRAQGARFLSDTPAPGRAGSRVAFLHPKWGEGTLIELVEHPQGGHA
- a CDS encoding VanZ family protein, translated to MTRGRRARPLWWVPSLAIMGVIWWLSAQPQTPGPSLEHPRDWIAHFLAYLSLAFCLGRATGRRGLALVIAAWFGALDEVHQSFVPPREAGVQDWLFDVAGAWLGVRFAVRRPGRAAPEPDAAVHPA
- a CDS encoding AAA family ATPase; protein product: MTAPTLPPAQASHVAALHAALTQLDGVILGKGQQIRLAVACLLARGHLLIEDQPGVGKTTLAQALARTCGLHFRRVQFTADLLPADLTGVSVWDAPSSAFRFVEGPVFSELLLADEINRATPRTQGALLEAMEERQVSEGGVTRALPEPFFVIATQNPAAFVGTSPLPEAQLDRFLMTVTLGYPDLRAERQLLETGGRSLSVRELPAVLNAGTLIAMQTEVDAVHAAGPLLDYLQLLARATREHPGLTTGLSPRGLLALLAGARAWAYLHGRGMVLPEDVQAVFAPLATHRLSARAGVNVPDVIGRLLRETPIP
- a CDS encoding transglutaminaseTgpA domain-containing protein; translated protein: MTRPDRPSAVTVTLRAGPTGFGVAFLALIVLTLIGCVNYALSLGYGLTFLLGGVWVLAAGQALRAARDLTAGVQARGPVRAGTPLPVQVQARGGRGGVLRVALHAPFDVVSGSVTLEDGAGTLDLAVPTAARGPLEVRVTLRALDRLGLWQVRLPDPDPVTVLIHPRAEEGAPPPPTRSVPGSGEGAGRAPGDEEFAGLRPYQTGDSPRQVSWRHVARTGQLLTRETDAAQGRARRLDWQDAPGDPETRAARLTAWVDALHARADSYALHLPGEVVGPGSGESQRQAALNALALHDPPTLASLAPPARPARNCSGTRPAPLPGEALTWTLLALAVTLAPGALRQPWWLSLLIAALLGHSLLRARRDAIRPLPTWLLALLAVAGGAALNATYGTLLGRDAGTAFLALLAALKTAESHARRDQAVLTLLGLFVTSTAFFFSQGPLTALYAVLSAALLLTAATTRLGTPPPLTRASLTGRLGRTARVLILSAPLTLALFVLVPRPDGPLWQLPVQGQNLTGLGSEVSAGSFTNLAQNPAVAFRADFRGAVPPPAGRYWRGPVLEAFDGLKWQQVRGNVPTPSVEATGAPLTYDLTLEPSGTPWLLALETVVRVPQGAFITSGVQAFTPRPVATRRRVTLVSQPARVGRQENGDRLRFDTLLPQGQNPRTLALAQQWAGLPPARRVQAALDHLRSGGFTYTLNPPLLPEENRTDAFLFGSRQGFCEHYASAFAVLMRAAGLSARVVTGYLGGELNPDGNYLIVRQQDAHAWTEVWLPGQGWVRVDPTAVIAPARVNADLRTALTQPAASAARPRSGLDRLRLRLDSWQNRWNSVVVEYDGEQQMALLTRLGVTGGAQALWWLLLPALAVTLLPAYAWTRRAARPADPAQRLWHDLTRTVGAPQHPGETPGTYAQRQAGAHPHLADALRGAAHAYQQARYAPGPPDAALRDLRAAVRQVRSLRHRARR
- a CDS encoding pyroglutamyl-peptidase I, with amino-acid sequence MPTLLLTGFEPFHTHPVNPSAVAAQALHGRTLGGHVIEGALLPVEPGAACEQLSALLAQVQPDAVLLTGLASGRPQVTLERVAVNVMDYRIPDNAGRQYQDVPVVADAPAAYLSTLPLRATLRAWRDAGIPGGISDTAGTFVCNTVMFHALHALHAADREDVPCGFLHLPANAEVALAEPKPVPYLPQEELTRAVEVAARAAIR
- a CDS encoding DNA-formamidopyrimidine glycosylase; the protein is MPELPEVETTRRKIEPLLLGRTILEVQHDAPHKYRDTHLAAGRRVTGLSRRGKYLMLHLAAAEAAHDQGADSPHDLEFIVHLGMTGGFRLEGGKHTRVTLRTDAGDLYFDDPRRFGKMAVVRPGEYAGMPTLAAMGPEPLSDDFREDFAALAAQAGAVKPWLLSQKPVSGVGNIYADESLWLAGLHPTQTRLTRDEAGRLYHAVRDVMGRAVEAGGSSLGKGEGNYRQHDGLSGLFQHAHNVYGKGGEPCPRCGTPIEKSVVAQRGTHHCPQCQPLRRETV